Proteins encoded together in one Telopea speciosissima isolate NSW1024214 ecotype Mountain lineage chromosome 4, Tspe_v1, whole genome shotgun sequence window:
- the LOC122659714 gene encoding small nuclear ribonucleoprotein Sm D2 yields MMSVKNNTQVLINCRNNKKLLGRVRAFDRHCNMVLENVREMWTEVPKTGKGKKKAQPVNKDRFISKMFLRGDSVIIVLRNPK; encoded by the exons ATGATGAGTGTTAAAAATAATACTCAG GTGCTCATTAATTGCCGGAATAACAAGAAACTTCTTGGTCGTGTGAGAGCCTTTGACCGCCACTGCAACATGGTTCTTGAAAATGTCAGGGAGATGTGGACTGAG GTACCAAAGACtgggaagggaaagaagaaagcaCAGCCAGTGAACAAGGATAGGTTCATCAGCAAGATGTTTCTTCGTGGAGACTCTGTTATCATTGTTCTGAGGAATCCTAAATGA
- the LOC122659399 gene encoding uncharacterized protein LOC122659399, translating into MAATLPSRFRLPAFELYSSTSDPNDHVNYFNGMMTLYEGSDVVSYRAFSASLKGTTISWFSRLRPRSIGLFAELCEQFVTRFQSSVKQKKITVNLLNVVQNPGESLREYVTKFTKESLEVQDLDDQTQHAALAGGIRDLDLIKDLTRQETKTMKELLERCNEFANMVEVLQALKRVIEAKPQDNKRSALDDPKESKRSRTERRSEKGDCQSGMTDRRPERRDRASSLSSHP; encoded by the coding sequence atggcagccacactcccctcccGGTTCAGGCTGCCtgcctttgaactctacagtagTACCTCAGACCCCAATGACCAcgtcaactacttcaatggaaTGATGACCCTCTACGAgggatcggacgtggtctcctacCGAGCATTctctgcatccctcaagggtacAACTATCTCATGGTTTTCCAGGCTACGACCAAGATCGATAGGTTTGTTCGCAGAGTTAtgtgaacagttcgtcacccgcttccagagcagtgttAAGCAGAAGAAGATcacggtcaatctactgaacgtggtacaaaaTCCTGGGGAGtctctcagggagtacgtcaccaaattcaccaaggagtccttggaggtccaAGACTTAGACGACCaaacccagcatgcagccttggctggaGGCATCAGAGACTTGGATTTGATCAAAGACCTGACACGACAGGAGACCAAGACAATGAAGGAGCTTTTGGAACGATGCAACGAGTTCGCCAATATGGTCGAGGTACTGCAGGCTCTGAAGAGAGTAATAGAGGCCAAGCCCCAGGACAACAAGAGATCGGCGCTGGACGACCCTAAAGAGAGTAAGAGATCGAGGACCGAGCGCCGATCGGAGAAGGGTGACTGCCAGTCAGGAATGACtgaccgtcgcccagagaggaGAGACCGAGCAAGCAGCCTGAGTTCACACCCTTGA
- the LOC122659398 gene encoding uncharacterized protein LOC122659398, whose protein sequence is MQDTMRSMQTHPTAPTTPATPAVPAAPNAPANDATGRLMEKFLKIQPLTFAGISKDSLLPVKWIKEMEKAFEFLGCNEEQKISCARYKLQQEVEAWWQITKPILAAAHSVLTWEIFKEAFFGNYFPTSVRKKKEIELMELVQGPRSMLKYQQKFEELFFFTPPHLNTDEAKAQKFKDGLRPFLATVMITYKAQGYLEVVQMAKRIEDKQRDTYLTNMGSSKRSVPFADKEYSKFPQPVYYSSASSQLQKGAIESSAPKPVYANPNIKAIEVPTSVASQEAK, encoded by the coding sequence ATGCAAGATACTATGAGGTCCATGCAGACCCATCCTACTGCTCCTACTACCCCTGCTACTCCTGCCGTCCCAGCTGCACCAAATGCTCCTGCAAATGATGCTACTGGCCGCTTAATGGAAAAATTCTTAAAGATCCAGCCCCTTACTTTTGCTGGGATCTCTAAGGATTCCCTTCTACCAGTTAAGTGGAttaaagaaatggagaaagcCTTTGAGTTCTTAGGCTGCAATGAAGAACAGAAAATTTCTTGTGCAAGATATAAGCTACAGCAAGAAGTAGAAGCTTGGTGGCAGATCACTAAGCCTATTTTGGCTGCTGCCCACTCTGTTCTAACCTGGGAAATCTTCAAGGAAGCCTTCTTTGGCAACTATTTCCCTACTAGtgtgagaaagaagaaggaaattgaacTCATGGAGTTAGTTCAAGGCCCCAGATCAATGTTAAAATATCAACAGAAGTTTGAAGAACTCTTTTTCTTCACTCCTCCCCACTTAAACACTGATGAGGCTAAAGCACAAAAGTTTAAAGATGGATTGAGGCCATTCCTTGCCACAGTAATGATTACATATAAGGCTCAGGGTTACTTAGAAGTTGTACAAATGGCTAAGAGGATTGAAGACAAACAGAGGGACACCTATCTGACTAATATGGGGTCTAGCAAGAGATCAGTACCTTTTGCTGACAAGGAATACAGTAAATTTCCTCAGCCAGTTTACTACAGCTCAGCCTCTTCTCAACTGCAAAAGGGGGCTATAGAGTCATCAGCTCCTAAGCCAGTGTATGCAAATCCCAACATCAAGGCTATAGAAGTTCCGACAAGTGTAGCCAGCCAGGAAGCCAAGTGA